Proteins found in one Deltaproteobacteria bacterium genomic segment:
- the hpnC gene encoding squalene synthase HpnC — MATSHYENFTVGSWLLPKPLRRHIAAIYAFARTADDIADEGTLTAPERIAALRAWSAALEECAVGRATEHPVFIALEHTMAAFALPIDPFRDLLRAFTTDVKFHRFDTFVSLREYCRCSADPVGRLILYLFGYRDPERQRLADQICTGLQLANFWQDVAADAARSRVYFPREDLERFGCSADDLRRGVATENFRRLMRFEVERATDSLTNGLELAMRVDRRLAREVRLFAWGGLAILRAIAALDYDVLRQRPTVAKWTKGGLVLRAFWSGVGATHAPPATRPAIRSDPT, encoded by the coding sequence ATCGCGACCTCGCACTACGAGAATTTCACGGTCGGCTCGTGGTTGCTTCCCAAGCCGCTGCGGCGGCACATCGCGGCGATCTATGCGTTCGCGCGTACAGCCGACGACATCGCGGATGAGGGGACGCTCACTGCGCCCGAACGGATCGCTGCCTTGCGCGCGTGGAGTGCGGCGTTGGAGGAGTGCGCGGTCGGTCGCGCCACCGAGCATCCGGTATTCATCGCGCTGGAGCACACGATGGCGGCATTCGCGCTGCCCATTGATCCGTTCCGCGACCTGTTGCGTGCGTTCACGACGGATGTCAAATTTCATCGCTTCGACACCTTTGTTTCATTGCGCGAGTACTGCCGTTGCTCCGCCGATCCCGTTGGCCGCCTGATCCTCTACTTGTTTGGCTATCGCGATCCCGAGCGCCAGCGGCTCGCCGATCAGATTTGCACCGGGTTGCAGCTCGCGAACTTCTGGCAAGACGTGGCTGCCGACGCCGCGCGGAGTCGAGTTTACTTCCCACGCGAAGACCTCGAACGTTTCGGTTGCAGCGCGGATGATCTTCGCCGCGGTGTCGCTACCGAGAACTTCCGTAGGCTCATGCGGTTCGAAGTCGAGCGCGCCACCGACTCGCTTACGAACGGTTTGGAACTGGCGATGCGCGTCGATCGACGGCTCGCGCGTGAAGTGCGCTTGTTTGCTTGGGGTGGCCTGGCGATTCTGCGGGCGATTGCGGCGCTCGACTACGACGTGCTGCGGCAGCGACCCACCGTCGCGAAATGGACGAAGGGTGGGCTCGTGCTGCGGGCGTTCTGGTCCGGCGTAGGAGCGACACATGCGCCGCCCGCGACTCGGCCAGCCATTCGGAGTGACCCGACATGA